In a single window of the Micrococcaceae bacterium Sec5.7 genome:
- the gndA gene encoding NADP-dependent phosphogluconate dehydrogenase, translated as MSAHIGVTGLAVMGANLARNLARNGFTVALHNRSVEKTDALLEKHGGDGDFVRTETLQELVDSLEKPRRVLIMVKAGKPVDSVIEQLEPLLEAGDIIIDAGNSHYEDTRRREAALAAKDLHFVGIGVSGGEEGALNGPSIMPGGSKESYEALGPLLEKIAAHVDGKPCCAWIGTDGAGHFVKMVHNGIEYADMQVIGEAFDLLRSGAGIEPAEQAKIFEEWNKGDLASFLIEISAEVLGHVDTRTGKPFVDVVVDAAGQKGTGRWTVISALELGSPTSGIAESVFARALSSQTEQRKLAQELLAGEELDVQVPETFVEDVRQALYASKLVSYAQGLDMLTSAAKEYGWDLKLDEIASLWRGGCIIRAELLKEITKAYAADQKPANLLFAPAFTKAIAEVLPAWRRVVSTAVQLGIPVPVFSSSLAYYDGLRRKRLPAAVIQGQRDLFGAHTYGRVDTEGTFHTLWGEDKSEIEAVDAH; from the coding sequence ATGTCAGCACACATCGGTGTCACCGGCCTTGCGGTGATGGGCGCCAACCTGGCCCGCAACCTGGCCCGGAACGGCTTCACTGTCGCCCTGCACAACAGGTCTGTGGAGAAGACTGACGCACTCCTGGAAAAGCACGGTGGAGACGGTGACTTTGTCCGCACTGAAACACTTCAGGAACTCGTTGACTCCCTGGAAAAGCCCCGCCGCGTGCTGATCATGGTGAAGGCCGGCAAGCCGGTGGACTCCGTTATCGAACAGCTGGAGCCGCTGCTGGAGGCTGGCGACATCATCATCGACGCCGGCAACTCGCACTACGAGGACACCCGCCGCCGCGAAGCAGCCCTCGCGGCAAAGGACCTGCACTTCGTGGGAATCGGCGTCTCGGGCGGCGAGGAAGGCGCACTCAACGGCCCGTCCATCATGCCCGGCGGCTCCAAGGAATCCTACGAGGCCCTGGGACCGCTGCTTGAAAAGATTGCAGCGCACGTTGACGGCAAGCCCTGCTGCGCCTGGATCGGCACCGACGGCGCCGGCCACTTCGTCAAAATGGTCCACAACGGCATCGAATACGCCGACATGCAGGTCATCGGCGAAGCCTTTGACCTCCTCCGCTCCGGCGCGGGGATCGAACCGGCGGAGCAGGCGAAGATCTTCGAAGAGTGGAACAAGGGCGACCTCGCCTCCTTCCTGATCGAAATCTCTGCAGAGGTCCTGGGCCACGTTGATACCAGGACCGGCAAGCCGTTCGTTGATGTCGTGGTGGATGCGGCCGGCCAGAAAGGCACCGGCCGCTGGACGGTCATCTCCGCGCTCGAGCTGGGATCCCCGACGTCGGGCATCGCCGAATCGGTCTTCGCACGTGCGCTGTCGTCCCAGACGGAACAGCGCAAGCTGGCCCAGGAGCTGCTCGCCGGCGAAGAACTCGACGTTCAGGTTCCCGAAACGTTCGTCGAGGACGTCCGCCAGGCCCTCTACGCCTCCAAGCTGGTCTCCTACGCCCAGGGTCTGGACATGCTGACTTCGGCAGCCAAGGAATACGGCTGGGATCTGAAGCTGGACGAGATCGCCTCGCTGTGGCGCGGCGGCTGCATCATCCGTGCGGAGCTGCTCAAGGAAATCACCAAGGCCTACGCCGCGGACCAGAAGCCGGCCAACCTGCTGTTCGCCCCGGCATTTACCAAGGCCATTGCCGAGGTCCTGCCGGCATGGCGCCGCGTGGTGTCCACCGCCGTGCAGCTGGGAATCCCGGTACCGGTCTTCTCATCCTCTCTGGCTTACTACGACGGACTGCGTCGCAAGCGCCTTCCGGCCGCCGTGATCCAGGGGCAGCGTGACCTCTTCGGCGCCCACACCTACGGCCGTGTGGATACCGAAGGAACCTTCCACACCCTCTGGGGCGAAGATAAGTCCGAGATCGAAGCCGTAGACGCGCACTAG
- a CDS encoding oxidoreductase — MPQPIAFVTGASTGIGFEAAKKLRGKGFTVYAGARRVDKMEPLKVHGIQVLSLDVTDEASMSTAVGEILAAHGRIDVLVNNAGYGSFGSLEEVELAEGRRQFDVNVFGLARMTQLVLPAMRQAGRGRIINVSSIGGKFYEPLGAWYHATKFAVEGLSDSLRLELKPHGISVSIIEPAGTQTEWGRISGEGLLASSGNGPYSQQAKEMAAVLASTETSSMSTPPDIIADAVVHAATSARPKTRYPVGKGAAAILTLRRILPDRMFDVVVSAVLRRFSR; from the coding sequence GTGCCCCAGCCAATAGCGTTTGTCACCGGAGCGTCCACCGGAATCGGCTTCGAGGCCGCGAAGAAGCTGAGAGGGAAGGGCTTCACCGTTTACGCGGGGGCCAGGCGGGTGGACAAGATGGAGCCCCTCAAGGTGCACGGGATCCAGGTTCTGTCCCTTGACGTGACAGATGAAGCCTCGATGAGCACCGCCGTCGGCGAAATCCTTGCAGCGCACGGCAGGATAGATGTGCTGGTGAACAACGCCGGCTACGGCTCCTTCGGCTCGCTGGAAGAAGTGGAACTGGCTGAAGGCCGGCGGCAGTTCGACGTCAACGTCTTCGGGCTCGCCCGAATGACGCAGCTGGTGCTGCCCGCCATGCGTCAGGCAGGCCGCGGACGGATAATCAACGTGTCATCCATCGGGGGAAAATTCTACGAGCCCCTCGGCGCCTGGTACCACGCCACAAAGTTCGCCGTCGAGGGGCTCAGTGATTCACTGCGCCTGGAACTGAAACCGCATGGCATTAGCGTTTCGATTATCGAACCGGCCGGCACGCAGACGGAATGGGGCCGTATCTCGGGCGAAGGGCTTCTGGCCAGCTCCGGGAACGGCCCATACTCGCAGCAGGCCAAGGAGATGGCGGCGGTCCTGGCGTCGACCGAGACATCCTCCATGTCCACGCCACCGGACATCATTGCGGATGCGGTTGTGCACGCCGCTACGTCCGCGCGTCCCAAGACGCGGTATCCGGTCGGCAAAGGGGCTGCGGCCATCCTGACGCTACGGCGCATCTTGCCGGACCGGATGTTCGACGTGGTGGTTTCTGCAGTCCTCAGGCGGTTTTCACGCTAG
- the msrA gene encoding peptide-methionine (S)-S-oxide reductase MsrA, giving the protein METFVLGGGCFWCLDAVYQRTKGVSSVVSGYTGGHESHPDYYSVCGGTTGHAEVVAVTFDESIIPAEVILDMFFALHDPTTLNRQGYDVGTQYRSSMFYETTEQKILFEEAIERNQALWAHPMVTEVSRLPVFHAAEEVHQNYYAKYPEQGYCRVIINPKLAKARKYYSSWLNA; this is encoded by the coding sequence ATGGAAACTTTTGTGCTTGGCGGAGGCTGCTTCTGGTGCCTCGACGCCGTCTACCAGCGAACCAAGGGCGTCAGCTCGGTGGTGTCCGGCTACACCGGAGGCCACGAGTCCCACCCTGACTACTACTCCGTCTGCGGCGGGACAACGGGCCACGCGGAGGTGGTGGCCGTCACGTTTGATGAGAGCATCATCCCCGCCGAGGTCATCCTTGACATGTTTTTTGCCCTGCACGATCCCACCACGCTCAACCGGCAGGGATACGACGTCGGGACGCAGTACCGCTCGTCCATGTTCTACGAGACCACTGAGCAGAAGATCCTCTTCGAAGAGGCGATCGAAAGGAACCAGGCGCTGTGGGCGCACCCGATGGTGACGGAGGTCAGCCGGCTTCCGGTGTTCCATGCCGCTGAAGAAGTGCACCAGAACTACTACGCCAAGTACCCCGAACAGGGCTACTGCCGGGTGATCATCAATCCGAAGCTGGCCAAGGCGAGGAAATATTACTCTTCATGGCTTAATGCTTAG
- a CDS encoding D-2-hydroxyacid dehydrogenase, with protein sequence MMNTMTSQTTVAIAVPLESEFVERIRAVEPSVTVLYEPGLLPPERFPADHSGDPDFKRTPEQEERYWAMLNKAQVLYGFPNESPAGLARIARDNPHLQWIHAMAAGAGGAVKASGLDSETLQKFKVTTSAGVHALPLAEFAALGILNGFKRSAELAQDQAGKVWPELRTPTRLVNGSSLVITGLGEIGLETARIARALGMNVSGTKRTVEPIHGIAEVAGNDGLAGLLASADAVVNTLPGTPYTEKLFNREIFAAMNPGTVFVNVGRGTVVDEDALLEALENGQVSFACLDVFAVEPLPQDSPLWNHPKVMVSPHTSALSAAENRLISERFCSNLRTFLDGGELPHLVDTVQFY encoded by the coding sequence ATGATGAACACTATGACGTCTCAAACCACCGTCGCGATCGCTGTCCCGCTCGAATCAGAGTTTGTGGAGCGCATCCGCGCCGTAGAACCCTCCGTTACCGTCCTCTACGAACCCGGGCTCCTGCCGCCGGAACGGTTCCCGGCAGACCATTCCGGCGATCCGGACTTCAAACGCACTCCGGAGCAGGAAGAACGCTACTGGGCCATGCTCAACAAGGCGCAGGTCCTGTACGGCTTTCCCAACGAAAGCCCGGCCGGTCTGGCCAGGATTGCCCGGGACAACCCCCACCTGCAGTGGATCCATGCCATGGCTGCCGGTGCCGGCGGGGCCGTCAAGGCGTCCGGCCTGGATTCCGAAACGCTGCAGAAGTTCAAAGTGACCACCTCCGCCGGCGTGCATGCGCTGCCGCTCGCCGAATTCGCTGCCCTGGGAATTCTCAACGGCTTTAAGCGCAGCGCCGAACTGGCCCAGGACCAGGCCGGGAAAGTCTGGCCAGAGCTGCGCACCCCCACCCGGCTGGTGAACGGCTCCTCGCTGGTCATCACTGGGCTGGGCGAAATCGGCCTCGAAACTGCCCGGATTGCGCGGGCCCTGGGCATGAACGTCAGCGGCACCAAACGGACCGTGGAGCCGATTCACGGCATTGCTGAGGTGGCCGGCAATGACGGGCTCGCCGGGCTGCTGGCCTCGGCCGATGCCGTGGTGAACACGCTGCCCGGCACGCCCTACACCGAGAAGCTGTTCAACCGCGAAATCTTTGCGGCGATGAACCCTGGCACCGTATTTGTCAACGTGGGCCGCGGCACCGTCGTGGACGAAGACGCGCTGCTCGAGGCGCTTGAGAACGGGCAGGTCTCGTTCGCCTGCCTGGACGTCTTCGCCGTTGAGCCGCTCCCCCAGGACAGCCCGCTGTGGAACCACCCGAAGGTTATGGTGTCCCCGCATACCTCAGCGCTCAGCGCCGCGGAGAACCGCCTCATCTCGGAGCGATTCTGCAGCAACCTGCGCACGTTCCTCGACGGCGGCGAACTGCCGCACCTCGTGGACACGGTGCAGTTCTACTAA
- a CDS encoding alcohol dehydrogenase catalytic domain-containing protein produces the protein MPPVTELPASTPAVVAHAAGDLRIEDVPLAAPATDEAVVEVAYGGICGSDLHYWIHGAVGESVLKAPMVLGHEIVGVVTRSAADGSGPAAGTAVAVHPATPAPGAAKHPEDRPNLSPGCTYLGSAARFPHTDGAFSRFVNLPSRMLRPLPGNLDLRTAALIEPASVAWHAVGRAGGVAGKTALAITRELELLGSFRFNDEIDDVIRALADGTLHIAPVITHEFTLDRGLEAFEVARNSAESGKVLLDFRSVDG, from the coding sequence ATGCCGCCTGTAACCGAATTGCCGGCTTCCACGCCGGCAGTGGTGGCGCACGCCGCCGGTGACCTGCGGATCGAAGACGTTCCGCTGGCCGCCCCTGCCACGGATGAAGCCGTCGTTGAGGTGGCTTACGGCGGAATCTGCGGCTCGGACCTGCACTACTGGATCCACGGTGCCGTCGGCGAATCGGTCCTGAAGGCCCCCATGGTGCTTGGCCACGAGATTGTGGGTGTGGTTACACGCTCTGCAGCGGACGGCAGCGGCCCGGCCGCCGGCACCGCCGTCGCGGTCCACCCGGCCACCCCGGCCCCGGGGGCAGCGAAGCATCCCGAGGACCGGCCCAACCTGTCCCCCGGCTGCACGTATCTGGGAAGCGCCGCCCGCTTTCCGCACACAGACGGTGCGTTCAGCCGCTTCGTGAATCTGCCGTCGCGAATGCTCCGTCCCTTGCCTGGAAACCTGGACCTGCGGACAGCGGCCCTGATTGAACCGGCGAGTGTGGCATGGCATGCGGTGGGGCGCGCAGGCGGCGTGGCCGGAAAGACCGCCCTGGCCATCACCCGGGAACTTGAGCTGCTGGGATCGTTCCGGTTCAATGACGAGATCGACGACGTGATCCGGGCCCTGGCGGACGGCACCCTGCACATCGCGCCGGTCATCACCCATGAATTCACCCTGGACCGTGGCCTGGAGGCCTTCGAGGTGGCCCGGAACTCGGCGGAATCGGGGAAAGTGCTGCTGGACTTCCGGAGCGTCGATGGCTGA
- the cysK gene encoding cysteine synthase A, producing the protein MARIYDDVTQLVGGTPLVRLNRLAEGLDATVAVKLEFYNPANSVKDRIGVSIVDAAEKSGALKPGGTIVEGTSGNTGIALAMVGAARGYKVILTMPETMSTERRVMLRAFGAEIVLTPGSEGMRGAVEKAQELVANTENSIWAQQFANEANPEIHRTTTAEEIWSDTDGKVDIFVGGVGTGGTITGVGQVLKERKPEIQIVAVEPKDSAILNGGAPGPHKIQGLGANFIPEILDTNVYDEVLDATLEDSVATARALGTKEGILGGISAGAAVWGALELAKRPDNKGKLIVAIVPDFGERYISTVLYDDIRG; encoded by the coding sequence ATGGCACGGATCTATGACGATGTAACGCAGCTGGTCGGCGGCACCCCGCTTGTCCGTCTGAACCGGCTGGCCGAGGGCCTGGACGCCACCGTGGCCGTCAAGCTCGAGTTCTACAACCCGGCGAACAGCGTCAAGGACCGGATCGGCGTCTCCATTGTTGATGCAGCCGAGAAGTCCGGCGCCCTGAAGCCCGGCGGAACGATTGTGGAAGGAACCTCCGGCAACACCGGAATCGCCCTGGCGATGGTTGGCGCAGCCCGCGGCTACAAGGTCATCCTGACCATGCCCGAGACCATGTCCACGGAACGCCGTGTGATGCTCCGCGCATTCGGCGCGGAGATCGTCCTGACTCCCGGCTCCGAAGGCATGCGCGGCGCCGTGGAAAAGGCCCAGGAACTCGTGGCCAACACGGAGAATTCCATCTGGGCCCAGCAGTTCGCCAACGAGGCCAACCCGGAAATCCACCGCACCACAACGGCCGAGGAAATCTGGTCGGACACCGACGGCAAGGTGGACATCTTTGTCGGCGGCGTCGGCACGGGCGGCACCATCACCGGCGTCGGGCAGGTCCTGAAGGAGCGCAAGCCGGAGATCCAGATTGTGGCTGTTGAGCCCAAAGACTCCGCCATCCTTAACGGCGGGGCACCCGGCCCGCACAAGATCCAGGGACTCGGCGCAAACTTCATCCCGGAGATCCTGGACACGAACGTCTACGACGAGGTCCTGGACGCAACGCTCGAGGATTCGGTTGCCACGGCCCGGGCACTCGGCACCAAGGAAGGCATTCTCGGCGGCATCTCCGCCGGCGCGGCTGTCTGGGGCGCACTGGAGCTCGCAAAGCGTCCGGACAACAAGGGCAAGCTGATCGTTGCGATCGTTCCCGACTTCGGCGAGCGTTACATCTCCACCGTTCTCTATGACGACATCAGGGGCTAA
- the epsC gene encoding serine O-acetyltransferase EpsC, whose protein sequence is MSFFARLKEDLDAARSHDPAARGSFENFFAYSGLHAIWAHRLTHRMWQNPALRFPARLISQLARFLTGIEIHPGATIGRRFFIDHGMGVVIGETAEIGEDVMIYHGVTLGGRSLARVKRHPTIGDRVTIGAGAKILGPITIGRDSAVGANAVVVKDAPPESIVTGIPGKWRHRDAQRETKPAVDPAEYDIEYRI, encoded by the coding sequence GTGAGCTTTTTCGCAAGACTGAAGGAAGACCTCGACGCCGCCCGGTCGCACGACCCGGCGGCTCGAGGATCTTTTGAGAACTTTTTCGCCTATTCCGGCCTGCACGCCATCTGGGCGCACCGCCTGACACACAGGATGTGGCAGAACCCCGCGCTGCGTTTCCCGGCCCGGCTCATCTCCCAGCTGGCCCGGTTCCTGACCGGCATTGAGATCCATCCCGGCGCCACGATCGGCCGGCGGTTTTTCATTGACCACGGAATGGGCGTGGTGATCGGTGAAACGGCCGAAATCGGTGAAGACGTGATGATTTACCATGGCGTGACCCTGGGCGGCCGCTCGCTGGCCAGGGTCAAGAGGCACCCCACCATCGGAGACCGGGTCACCATCGGCGCGGGAGCTAAGATCCTGGGCCCCATCACTATCGGCCGGGACAGCGCTGTGGGCGCCAACGCAGTGGTGGTCAAGGACGCACCGCCGGAATCAATCGTTACCGGGATCCCTGGCAAATGGCGCCACCGCGACGCCCAGCGGGAAACAAAGCCCGCTGTTGACCCGGCCGAATACGACATCGAGTACCGGATCTGA
- a CDS encoding NAD(P)-dependent oxidoreductase, producing the protein MNVQRAGFVGLGLMGAPMAANLVKKGWAVTGWNRSAGAVDDFVQLGGAPAADVAELRGLPVIVFMLPDLSFVEDAAAGLLDSWAAEPPAPGTTVVVMSSVSPAAVQEFGRRVGEASGGNAAVVDAPVSGGTNGAVDGSLAIMVGSTDEEFQRLAPLFGAMGATVRRMGPLGAGSLAKACNQLVVGTTTAALAEAAELAERSGMDVAALYEVLAGGLAGSRVLDVVGPRLAQKDYTPTGPAKFMHKDLSFVVESAGAIGAAVPMASAGVELYAELKRQGLGDQDLAVVRLAISNLSDKAADTATKGTASA; encoded by the coding sequence ATGAATGTACAGAGAGCCGGATTCGTCGGCCTGGGTCTTATGGGGGCGCCCATGGCGGCGAACCTCGTGAAAAAGGGCTGGGCGGTCACTGGCTGGAACCGGTCGGCCGGTGCAGTGGATGACTTTGTGCAGCTCGGCGGCGCCCCCGCTGCCGATGTGGCAGAGCTCCGCGGACTGCCCGTGATTGTCTTCATGCTCCCTGATCTGTCCTTCGTCGAGGACGCTGCGGCCGGACTTCTGGACAGCTGGGCGGCTGAGCCTCCGGCCCCCGGGACCACCGTGGTGGTCATGAGCAGCGTTTCGCCCGCCGCGGTCCAGGAATTCGGACGCAGGGTCGGCGAGGCGAGCGGCGGAAACGCGGCGGTAGTGGATGCACCCGTCAGCGGAGGAACCAATGGCGCCGTCGACGGAAGCCTGGCCATCATGGTGGGTTCAACTGACGAGGAATTCCAGCGCCTCGCCCCGCTCTTTGGAGCGATGGGGGCCACCGTCCGGCGGATGGGTCCGCTGGGCGCCGGCTCGCTGGCCAAAGCCTGCAACCAGCTGGTTGTGGGAACCACGACGGCGGCACTCGCCGAGGCGGCAGAGCTCGCCGAACGCTCCGGAATGGATGTTGCCGCACTCTATGAGGTGCTGGCGGGTGGCCTGGCAGGGAGCCGGGTGCTCGACGTCGTAGGTCCGCGGCTGGCACAGAAGGATTACACGCCCACAGGTCCGGCCAAGTTCATGCACAAGGACCTCTCCTTTGTGGTGGAGTCCGCAGGGGCAATAGGTGCCGCCGTCCCGATGGCGAGCGCCGGCGTCGAACTCTATGCGGAACTCAAGCGGCAGGGACTGGGGGATCAGGACCTCGCCGTGGTCAGACTGGCCATTTCCAATCTCAGCGATAAGGCGGCGGACACCGCGACGAAAGGGACAGCATCAGCATGA
- a CDS encoding FCD domain-containing protein, which produces MSTSLHHRAIEHLGTRIVEGNLPTGHVMLAEQLEAELKVSRSVIREAVRVLQSLGLVETIKRVGIRVLPASRWNPFDPLVIRWRLAGGGRGAQLRSLAELRSAVEPVAAELAAANAPEELRRELLEVSVAMRDAGMAGDVPRFLELDIHFHSLLLTGSGNEMFANLVGQVAETLTGRTVHGLMPDRPRDAALQWHVDLAEAISTGDASAAREASNSIMRQTISELEPSWSEQPRVFIPVQRG; this is translated from the coding sequence ATGTCAACCAGCCTTCACCATCGTGCCATTGAGCATCTGGGAACCCGAATTGTCGAAGGAAACCTTCCCACCGGACACGTTATGTTGGCCGAGCAGCTTGAAGCCGAACTGAAGGTATCCCGCTCCGTAATCCGTGAAGCGGTGCGCGTTCTTCAGTCGCTGGGTCTCGTGGAGACCATCAAACGAGTTGGCATCCGCGTGCTGCCGGCCAGCCGTTGGAACCCTTTTGATCCCCTCGTGATCCGCTGGCGGCTCGCCGGCGGCGGCCGTGGCGCCCAGCTGCGCTCGCTCGCCGAGCTGCGCTCCGCCGTCGAGCCCGTTGCCGCGGAACTGGCAGCCGCGAATGCGCCGGAAGAGCTCCGCCGTGAACTGCTTGAGGTGTCCGTGGCAATGCGCGACGCCGGCATGGCCGGTGATGTTCCCCGGTTCCTGGAGCTGGACATCCACTTCCACTCGCTGCTCCTGACGGGATCCGGCAACGAAATGTTCGCTAATCTCGTGGGCCAGGTGGCCGAAACCCTGACGGGCCGGACTGTTCACGGGCTGATGCCGGACCGCCCCCGCGACGCCGCCCTGCAATGGCATGTTGACCTTGCCGAGGCGATTTCGACGGGTGATGCCTCGGCCGCACGCGAAGCGTCCAACAGCATCATGCGCCAGACGATCTCGGAGCTGGAGCCGTCCTGGAGCGAACAGCCCCGGGTCTTCATTCCGGTTCAGCGCGGCTAG
- a CDS encoding Nif3-like dinuclear metal center hexameric protein: MEPVNTDVAEAAPDSPGAAEGPDVPTLGQLLLAVEELWPESLAEDWDEVGLVAGHPSAAVSRVMFAVDPTLEVIEEAVEWGADLLITHHPLLLKGVTSVAANTAKGKAVHRLIESGTALLTVHTNGDSAVGGVSDVLADALGLENVAPLTAASNGLPEEGIGRVGDLADVMSLGDFAARVFSILPSVAGGVRVSGDKDGLIRRVAVCGGAGDSLFGEVRASSADVFVTADLRHHPASEAREAAVNGRPYLIDVSHFASEWLWLPAAAEALGNVLTDQGYNVEIRVSTTNSDPWDFILTPGGD; this comes from the coding sequence ATGGAACCTGTGAACACCGACGTTGCAGAAGCGGCCCCAGACAGTCCCGGTGCCGCGGAAGGGCCCGATGTACCCACCCTCGGACAGCTGCTGCTCGCTGTGGAGGAACTCTGGCCTGAATCCCTCGCAGAGGACTGGGACGAGGTAGGCCTCGTGGCGGGCCACCCTTCAGCGGCCGTCAGCCGGGTAATGTTCGCCGTTGATCCCACTCTCGAGGTCATCGAAGAAGCTGTGGAGTGGGGCGCGGATCTACTCATCACGCATCACCCGCTGCTGCTTAAGGGCGTCACTTCAGTGGCGGCGAATACTGCCAAGGGCAAGGCGGTCCACCGTCTGATCGAATCCGGCACCGCACTGCTGACTGTCCATACGAATGGTGATTCCGCCGTCGGGGGCGTTTCGGATGTCCTGGCCGATGCGCTGGGACTGGAGAATGTTGCTCCGCTGACGGCGGCCTCCAACGGCCTGCCGGAGGAGGGGATCGGCCGCGTAGGCGATCTGGCCGATGTGATGAGCCTGGGCGATTTCGCGGCCCGGGTGTTCAGTATTTTGCCCTCCGTGGCCGGCGGCGTCCGGGTCTCCGGGGACAAGGACGGGCTGATCCGCAGGGTTGCCGTGTGCGGCGGCGCGGGTGATTCGCTGTTCGGCGAAGTCCGGGCCAGCAGTGCGGACGTTTTTGTCACGGCGGATCTGCGCCACCACCCGGCGTCGGAAGCCCGCGAGGCAGCCGTGAACGGAAGGCCGTACCTCATTGATGTTTCGCACTTTGCCAGCGAATGGCTATGGCTGCCCGCTGCGGCCGAGGCATTGGGCAATGTGCTCACAGACCAGGGTTACAACGTGGAGATTCGCGTCAGCACCACCAACAGCGATCCCTGGGACTTCATTCTGACTCCGGGCGGGGACTAG
- a CDS encoding SDR family oxidoreductase, which yields MSALFDLTGRIALVTGSSRGIGNALARALADAGATVVLNGINPQRLLAAETAMEADYPDGRIRSCAFDVTSDTAAAEGISWIEQNVGPLDILVNNAGIQHRVPMLELDVGDWERVLKTDLTSAFLVGREAARDMIPRGRGKIINICSVQTDLARPTIAPYIAAKGGLRNLTRAMTAEWAASGLQINGIAPGYIRTEMTQNLVDDPGFNSWILGRTPANRWGTVQDLAGPAVWLASDGSNFVNGQTIFIDGGMTVVV from the coding sequence ATGAGTGCGCTATTTGACCTCACCGGGCGCATCGCTCTGGTGACAGGTTCCAGCCGGGGAATCGGGAACGCCCTGGCGCGGGCCCTGGCCGACGCCGGAGCCACCGTGGTGCTGAACGGCATCAATCCGCAGCGCCTCCTGGCGGCGGAAACGGCAATGGAAGCCGACTATCCGGACGGCCGGATCCGCAGCTGCGCCTTCGACGTCACGAGCGACACCGCCGCGGCGGAGGGGATTTCCTGGATTGAACAAAATGTGGGGCCGCTGGACATCCTGGTGAACAACGCCGGCATCCAGCACCGCGTGCCGATGCTTGAGCTTGACGTGGGCGACTGGGAACGTGTCCTCAAAACGGATCTCACGAGCGCCTTCCTGGTGGGTCGCGAGGCCGCCCGGGACATGATCCCGCGCGGCCGCGGCAAGATCATCAACATCTGCTCGGTCCAGACTGACCTGGCCCGTCCCACCATCGCGCCCTATATTGCGGCCAAGGGCGGCCTGCGCAACCTCACCCGGGCCATGACCGCCGAGTGGGCAGCCTCCGGGCTGCAGATCAACGGCATTGCGCCCGGCTACATCCGCACGGAAATGACCCAGAACCTGGTTGATGATCCCGGTTTCAACTCATGGATCCTGGGGCGCACACCGGCAAACCGGTGGGGGACAGTGCAGGACCTCGCCGGGCCCGCGGTCTGGCTTGCCTCTGACGGATCCAATTTTGTGAACGGCCAGACCATCTTCATCGACGGCGGAATGACGGTGGTGGTCTGA